A single genomic interval of Chlorogloeopsis sp. ULAP01 harbors:
- a CDS encoding isoprenyl transferase, whose translation MTAQQTQLEYLPPDLKRELLPKHVAVIMDGNGRWAKRQGLPRIMGHKRGVDALKDLLRCCKDWGIEALTAYAFSTENWGRPQEEVDFLMTLFQRVLRQELREMVEENVQIQFVGNLSSLPRALQAEISRSVEETRNNRSIRFTVATNYGGRQEIVQACRAIAFEVQQGLLQPDEIDEATFERHLYTTGISDPDLLIRTSGEMRISNFLLWQIAYSEIYITETLWPDFDRSEFHRALCAYQQRERRFGKV comes from the coding sequence ATGACAGCACAACAAACTCAACTGGAATATTTGCCCCCTGATTTAAAACGAGAACTTTTGCCCAAGCACGTAGCGGTAATTATGGATGGCAACGGTCGATGGGCAAAGCGTCAAGGATTGCCACGAATTATGGGTCATAAACGGGGAGTAGACGCTTTGAAGGATTTGCTCCGTTGTTGTAAAGATTGGGGAATTGAAGCACTGACTGCTTATGCTTTTTCGACCGAAAATTGGGGTAGACCTCAAGAAGAAGTAGATTTTTTGATGACTCTATTCCAGCGAGTTTTGCGTCAAGAATTGCGGGAAATGGTCGAAGAGAATGTGCAAATTCAGTTTGTCGGGAATTTGAGTAGTTTGCCACGGGCGCTACAAGCAGAAATTTCCCGTTCGGTAGAAGAAACTAGAAATAATCGTAGTATTAGGTTTACGGTAGCTACCAATTATGGAGGTAGACAGGAAATAGTCCAAGCTTGTCGGGCGATCGCTTTTGAAGTACAGCAAGGATTGCTCCAGCCAGACGAAATTGATGAGGCAACCTTTGAGCGCCACCTTTATACCACTGGCATTTCCGATCCAGATTTGTTAATTCGTACTAGTGGGGAAATGCGAATTTCCAATTTTTTGCTCTGGCAAATAGCTTATTCAGAAATTTATATCACCGAGACTCTGTGGCCTGATTTTGATCGCAGTGAATTTCACCGTGCGTTGTGTGCCTATCAACAGCGAGAACGGCGGTTTGGAAAAGTGTAG
- the cdaA gene encoding diadenylate cyclase CdaA has translation MRNLWRQWLINQGWSRPLLIEALDIILVLALTYMILVIISERRTLWMVRGFIILMLASAISGKLQLQLLNFVLEKLVIGCAVAMAVALQSEFRRFLEQLGRGEFRQLFQPSRLAVPKSDSVIDEIVEAVKELSKNRIGALLILETSGPIDERDFSVPGVKLNAEVSKELIQTIFQPKTLLHDGATLIRGSRIVASGIILPLSGRTASRQLGTRHRAAMGITERVENCICVVVSEETGSISLAERGTLNRPLTITKLKESLEARFSPTVDREAVAPGLLSLGRQIRSQALALVSRLLRLPSTASRDKK, from the coding sequence ATGAGAAATTTATGGAGGCAATGGCTGATAAACCAAGGTTGGTCTCGGCCTTTGCTGATTGAGGCTCTGGATATTATTTTGGTACTGGCGCTAACGTACATGATACTAGTGATTATCAGTGAGCGCCGGACACTTTGGATGGTGCGAGGATTTATCATCTTGATGCTGGCATCAGCAATCAGTGGCAAATTGCAACTGCAACTGCTAAATTTTGTGCTGGAAAAGTTGGTGATTGGCTGTGCTGTAGCAATGGCGGTTGCTCTTCAGTCAGAATTTCGCCGATTTTTAGAACAACTAGGACGTGGAGAGTTTCGGCAGTTGTTTCAACCATCCCGTCTGGCAGTTCCCAAATCTGATAGTGTAATTGATGAAATTGTTGAAGCAGTGAAAGAATTGTCGAAAAATCGGATTGGTGCCTTATTAATTTTGGAAACATCCGGCCCGATTGACGAGCGGGATTTTTCCGTGCCAGGAGTAAAGCTGAACGCTGAAGTATCCAAAGAACTGATCCAGACAATTTTTCAACCAAAAACTCTTTTACACGACGGTGCTACATTGATACGAGGTTCGCGGATTGTGGCATCTGGTATAATTTTACCGCTTTCAGGACGTACAGCCTCGCGTCAGTTGGGAACACGCCACCGAGCGGCGATGGGAATAACTGAACGAGTCGAGAATTGCATTTGTGTCGTTGTATCTGAAGAAACAGGTTCTATTTCTTTAGCAGAAAGAGGAACTCTCAATAGACCACTGACGATCACAAAGCTCAAAGAGTCTCTGGAAGCTCGATTTTCGCCAACTGTAGACCGGGAAGCAGTTGCTCCTGGTTTGCTAAGTTTGGGTCGTCAGATTCGCAGTCAGGCATTAGCACTGGTTTCACGTTTACTCAGACTACCATCGACCGCTTCGCGAGACAAAAAATGA